Proteins encoded by one window of Glycine soja cultivar W05 chromosome 15, ASM419377v2, whole genome shotgun sequence:
- the LOC114387356 gene encoding phosphoinositide phosphatase SAC3-like isoform X1: protein MASSENEPSSHSSPPAHACLHKFRLYETLSNFYMIGRDKSRTYWRVLKIDRLDPSELNVLEDSTTYTESECSDLLRRIHEGNRSTGGLKFVTTCFGIVGFIKFLGPYYMLLITKRRQIGAICGNTVYAISKSEMIPLQNSSVHSSITDSINENRYKKLLCMVDLTKDFFFSYSYHIMRSLQKNLCDSETGHVLYETMFVWNESLTREIRNHLQNTIWTVALVYGFFKQETLTISGREFILTLVARRSRHYAGTRYLRRGVNDEGRVANDVETEQIVFEDVPEGLPVQICSVVQNRGSIPLFWSQETSRLNLKPDIILSKKDQNYEATRLHFENLVKRYGHPVIILNLIKSHERKPRESILRSEFGKAIDFINKDLSQENRLRFLHWDLKHFQSKATNVLLLLGKVAAYALTLTGFLYCQVPPTPRPEDCIKCPSISFAYGNIDKGSFQPTRQSDVNNEDGNTLERKPSGENNLANGNHFVKPPMFQRGVLRTNCIDCLDRTNVAQYAYGLAALGHQLHALGIIDHPKIDLDDPLSDGLMGFYERMGDTLAHQYGGSAAHKKIFSERRGQWKTATQSQEFFRTLQRYYSNAYMDAEKQNAINIFLGHFQPQLGKPALWDLSSDQHYDIGRYGDDDASLCGNSELWLFRSFAKRCFSDGSITRDNSTPMSTPNPKLENFSKLGLQDQSEGSNTFFESSPEISTSSGTESDMSFSRYTPSMPHKQLFGDIQRERFFHSDHISYSGHGDSFCSSNFIDLDWLSSSGNSCEEEPFERLSITNSSIARLSSKNVINGVITGGDTPSTSDLDSNTKGREQTGSELSKRDARPKVLEEFPDTFVNWVTNGQTLCN, encoded by the exons CATGAGGGGAACAGGTCCACAGGTGGACTGAAATTTGTTACAACTTGTTTTGGAATTGTTG GGTTCATAAAATTTTTGGGCCCTTACTACATGCTGCTTATCACAAAAAGAAGGCAAATTGGTGCAATCTGTGGTAATACAGTATATGCTATCTCAAAGAGTGAGATGATTCCACTGCAAAATTCATCTGTTCATTCTAGCATCACCGATTCTATAAATGAAAACAG ATACAAGAAGCTCCTATGCATGGTAGACCTTACGAAGGATTTCTTTTTTAGCTACTCATATCATATTATGCGTAGTCTTCAAAAGAATTTGTGTGATAGTGAGACAGGCCATGTTCTTTATGAGACCATGTTTGTCTGGAATGAGTCTTTGACTCGAGAAATCAGGAATCACCTCCAGAATACTATTTGGACAGTTGCTCTAGTGTACGGTTTTTTTAAACAG GAAACACTTACAATATCTGGGCGGGAGTTCATACTTACACTCGTTGCAAGACGGTCTCGCCATTATGCTGGCACTAG GTATTTGAGACGAGGTGTAAATGATGAGGGTAGAGTCGCTAATGACGTGGAGACAGAACAAATTGTATTTGAGGATGTTCCTGAAGGTCTTCCGGTCCAAATATGCTCTGTTGTCCAGAATCGGGGTTCAATCCCTCTTTTCTGGTCACAGGAAACTTCACGTCTAAATCTTAAGCCGGATATTATAT TGTCAAAGAAAGATCAGAATTATGAAGCCACTAGACTTCACTTCGAAAATCTTGTCAAAAGATACGGGCATCCtgtaataattttgaatttgattaag TCACACGAAAGGAAACCTCGAGAGTCCATACTTCGTTCCGAATTCGGTAAGGCTATAGATTTCATTAACAAAGATTTATCACAGGAGAACAGGTTGAGGTTTCTTCATTGGGATCTTAAACATTTTCAGAG CAAAGCTACAAATGTTTTGCTACTTCTGGGAAAAGTGGCTGCATATGCTTTGACATTAACAGGTTTTTTATATTGTCAAGTGCCACCAACTCCTAGACCTGAAGACTGTATAAAATGTCCATCTATTAG TTTTGCATACGGCAATATCGATAAGGGAAGCTTTCAACCCACAAGACAATCTGATGTCAACAATGAAGATGGTAATACTTTAGAGAGGAAACCTAGTGGAGAAAACAACCTTGCTAACGGAAACCATTTTGTCAAGCCACCCATGTTCCAGAGGGGGGTTCTCAGAACCAATTGCATAGACTGCTTAGATCGCACAAATGTTGCACAATATGCATATGGGTTGGCTGCTCTTGGCCACCAGCTTCATGCTCTGGGAATTATTGACCACCCCAAAATTGACCTTGATGATCCTCTAAGTGATGGTTTGATGGGATTTTATGAGCGGATGGGTGACACACTTGCACACCAGTATGGTGGTTCTGCTGCACACAAAAAG ATATTCTCTGAGAGGAGGGGGCAATGGAAAACTGCAACACAATCCCAAGAGTTTTTTAGGACTCTTCAACGCTATTACAGCAATGCTTACATGGATGCTGAGAAGCAAAATGCAATTAACAT ATTCCTGGGGCATTTTCAGCCACAACTGGGTAAACCTGCTCTATGGGATTTGAGCTCAGATCAACATTATGATATAGGGAGATATGGTGATGATGATGCAAG CTTATGCGGTAACTCTGAATTATGGCTTTTTAGGTCATTTGCCAAAAGGTGTTTCTCAGATGGAAGCATTACTCGCGACAATTCTACACCTATGTCAACGCCAAATCCAAAGCTTGAAAATTTCTCAAAGCTAGGTTTGCAGGACCAATCAGAAGGAAGCAATACTTTTTTTGAGTCATCACCTGAAATATCTACTTCTTCTGGGACTGAGAGTGACATGTCATTTTCAAG GTACACTCCCTCAATGCCTCATAAACAGCTTTTTGGAGACATACAAAGAGAGCGTTTCTTTCATAGTGATCATATTTCCTATTCTGGACATGGAGATTCATTCTGCTCTTCCAACTTTATTGACCTGGATTGGCTGTCTTCTTCAGGAAATTCATGTGAAGAAGAGCCATTTGAGAG GTTATCAATTACCAACTCTTCGATTGCTAGGCTTTCTTCCAAAAATGTTATCAATGGAGTTATTACGGGAGGAGATACTCCCTCCACTAGTGATTTGGACTCAAACACTAAG GGAAGGGAGCAAACTGGGTCAGAGTTATCCAAACGTGATGCCCGGCCCAAAGTTCTAGAGGAATTTCCTGATACTTTTGTAAACTGGGTGACTAATGGACAGACACTTTGCAATTGA
- the LOC114387356 gene encoding phosphoinositide phosphatase SAC3-like isoform X3: MASSENEPSSHSSPPAHACLHKFRLYETLSNFYMIGRDKSRTYWRVLKIDRLDPSELNVLEDSTTYTESECSDLLRRIHEGNRSTGGLKFVTTCFGIVGFIKFLGPYYMLLITKRRQIGAICGNTVYAISKSEMIPLQNSSVHSSITDSINENRYKKLLCMVDLTKDFFFSYSYHIMRSLQKNLCDSETGHVLYETMFVWNESLTREIRNHLQNTIWTVALVYGFFKQETLTISGREFILTLVARRSRHYAGTRYLRRGVNDEGRVANDVETEQIVFEDVPEGLPVQICSVVQNRGSIPLFWSQETSRLNLKPDIILSKKDQNYEATRLHFENLVKRYGHPVIILNLIKSHERKPRESILRSEFGKAIDFINKDLSQENRLRFLHWDLKHFQSKATNVLLLLGKVAAYALTLTGFLYCQVPPTPRPEDCIKCPSISFAYGNIDKGSFQPTRQSDVNNEDGNTLERKPSGENNLANGNHFVKPPMFQRGVLRTNCIDCLDRTNVAQYAYGLAALGHQLHALGIIDHPKIDLDDPLSDGLMGFYERMGDTLAHQYGGSAAHKKIFSERRGQWKTATQSQEFFRTLQRYYSNAYMDAEKQNAINIFLGHFQPQLGKPALWDLSSDQHYDIGRYGDDDARSFAKRCFSDGSITRDNSTPMSTPNPKLENFSKLGLQDQSEGSNTFFESSPEISTSSGTESDMSFSRYTPSMPHKQLFGDIQRERFFHSDHISYSGHGDSFCSSNFIDLDWLSSSGNSCEEEPFERLSITNSSIARLSSKNVINGVITGGDTPSTSDLDSNTKGREQTGSELSKRDARPKVLEEFPDTFVNWVTNGQTLCN, encoded by the exons CATGAGGGGAACAGGTCCACAGGTGGACTGAAATTTGTTACAACTTGTTTTGGAATTGTTG GGTTCATAAAATTTTTGGGCCCTTACTACATGCTGCTTATCACAAAAAGAAGGCAAATTGGTGCAATCTGTGGTAATACAGTATATGCTATCTCAAAGAGTGAGATGATTCCACTGCAAAATTCATCTGTTCATTCTAGCATCACCGATTCTATAAATGAAAACAG ATACAAGAAGCTCCTATGCATGGTAGACCTTACGAAGGATTTCTTTTTTAGCTACTCATATCATATTATGCGTAGTCTTCAAAAGAATTTGTGTGATAGTGAGACAGGCCATGTTCTTTATGAGACCATGTTTGTCTGGAATGAGTCTTTGACTCGAGAAATCAGGAATCACCTCCAGAATACTATTTGGACAGTTGCTCTAGTGTACGGTTTTTTTAAACAG GAAACACTTACAATATCTGGGCGGGAGTTCATACTTACACTCGTTGCAAGACGGTCTCGCCATTATGCTGGCACTAG GTATTTGAGACGAGGTGTAAATGATGAGGGTAGAGTCGCTAATGACGTGGAGACAGAACAAATTGTATTTGAGGATGTTCCTGAAGGTCTTCCGGTCCAAATATGCTCTGTTGTCCAGAATCGGGGTTCAATCCCTCTTTTCTGGTCACAGGAAACTTCACGTCTAAATCTTAAGCCGGATATTATAT TGTCAAAGAAAGATCAGAATTATGAAGCCACTAGACTTCACTTCGAAAATCTTGTCAAAAGATACGGGCATCCtgtaataattttgaatttgattaag TCACACGAAAGGAAACCTCGAGAGTCCATACTTCGTTCCGAATTCGGTAAGGCTATAGATTTCATTAACAAAGATTTATCACAGGAGAACAGGTTGAGGTTTCTTCATTGGGATCTTAAACATTTTCAGAG CAAAGCTACAAATGTTTTGCTACTTCTGGGAAAAGTGGCTGCATATGCTTTGACATTAACAGGTTTTTTATATTGTCAAGTGCCACCAACTCCTAGACCTGAAGACTGTATAAAATGTCCATCTATTAG TTTTGCATACGGCAATATCGATAAGGGAAGCTTTCAACCCACAAGACAATCTGATGTCAACAATGAAGATGGTAATACTTTAGAGAGGAAACCTAGTGGAGAAAACAACCTTGCTAACGGAAACCATTTTGTCAAGCCACCCATGTTCCAGAGGGGGGTTCTCAGAACCAATTGCATAGACTGCTTAGATCGCACAAATGTTGCACAATATGCATATGGGTTGGCTGCTCTTGGCCACCAGCTTCATGCTCTGGGAATTATTGACCACCCCAAAATTGACCTTGATGATCCTCTAAGTGATGGTTTGATGGGATTTTATGAGCGGATGGGTGACACACTTGCACACCAGTATGGTGGTTCTGCTGCACACAAAAAG ATATTCTCTGAGAGGAGGGGGCAATGGAAAACTGCAACACAATCCCAAGAGTTTTTTAGGACTCTTCAACGCTATTACAGCAATGCTTACATGGATGCTGAGAAGCAAAATGCAATTAACAT ATTCCTGGGGCATTTTCAGCCACAACTGGGTAAACCTGCTCTATGGGATTTGAGCTCAGATCAACATTATGATATAGGGAGATATGGTGATGATGATGCAAG GTCATTTGCCAAAAGGTGTTTCTCAGATGGAAGCATTACTCGCGACAATTCTACACCTATGTCAACGCCAAATCCAAAGCTTGAAAATTTCTCAAAGCTAGGTTTGCAGGACCAATCAGAAGGAAGCAATACTTTTTTTGAGTCATCACCTGAAATATCTACTTCTTCTGGGACTGAGAGTGACATGTCATTTTCAAG GTACACTCCCTCAATGCCTCATAAACAGCTTTTTGGAGACATACAAAGAGAGCGTTTCTTTCATAGTGATCATATTTCCTATTCTGGACATGGAGATTCATTCTGCTCTTCCAACTTTATTGACCTGGATTGGCTGTCTTCTTCAGGAAATTCATGTGAAGAAGAGCCATTTGAGAG GTTATCAATTACCAACTCTTCGATTGCTAGGCTTTCTTCCAAAAATGTTATCAATGGAGTTATTACGGGAGGAGATACTCCCTCCACTAGTGATTTGGACTCAAACACTAAG GGAAGGGAGCAAACTGGGTCAGAGTTATCCAAACGTGATGCCCGGCCCAAAGTTCTAGAGGAATTTCCTGATACTTTTGTAAACTGGGTGACTAATGGACAGACACTTTGCAATTGA
- the LOC114387356 gene encoding phosphoinositide phosphatase SAC3-like isoform X2, with protein sequence MASSENEPSSHSSPPAHACLHKFRLYETLSNFYMIGRDKSRTYWRVLKIDRLDPSELNVLEDSTTYTESECSDLLRRIHEGNRSTGGLKFVTTCFGIVGFIKFLGPYYMLLITKRRQIGAICGNTVYAISKSEMIPLQNSSVHSSITDSINENRYKKLLCMVDLTKDFFFSYSYHIMRSLQKNLCDSETGHVLYETMFVWNESLTREIRNHLQNTIWTVALVYGFFKQETLTISGREFILTLVARRSRHYAGTRYLRRGVNDEGRVANDVETEQIVFEDVPEGLPVQICSVVQNRGSIPLFWSQETSRLNLKPDIILSKKDQNYEATRLHFENLVKRYGHPVIILNLIKSHERKPRESILRSEFGKAIDFINKDLSQENRLRFLHWDLKHFQSKATNVLLLLGKVAAYALTLTGFLYCQVPPTPRPEDCIKCPSISFQPTRQSDVNNEDGNTLERKPSGENNLANGNHFVKPPMFQRGVLRTNCIDCLDRTNVAQYAYGLAALGHQLHALGIIDHPKIDLDDPLSDGLMGFYERMGDTLAHQYGGSAAHKKIFSERRGQWKTATQSQEFFRTLQRYYSNAYMDAEKQNAINIFLGHFQPQLGKPALWDLSSDQHYDIGRYGDDDASLCGNSELWLFRSFAKRCFSDGSITRDNSTPMSTPNPKLENFSKLGLQDQSEGSNTFFESSPEISTSSGTESDMSFSRYTPSMPHKQLFGDIQRERFFHSDHISYSGHGDSFCSSNFIDLDWLSSSGNSCEEEPFERLSITNSSIARLSSKNVINGVITGGDTPSTSDLDSNTKGREQTGSELSKRDARPKVLEEFPDTFVNWVTNGQTLCN encoded by the exons CATGAGGGGAACAGGTCCACAGGTGGACTGAAATTTGTTACAACTTGTTTTGGAATTGTTG GGTTCATAAAATTTTTGGGCCCTTACTACATGCTGCTTATCACAAAAAGAAGGCAAATTGGTGCAATCTGTGGTAATACAGTATATGCTATCTCAAAGAGTGAGATGATTCCACTGCAAAATTCATCTGTTCATTCTAGCATCACCGATTCTATAAATGAAAACAG ATACAAGAAGCTCCTATGCATGGTAGACCTTACGAAGGATTTCTTTTTTAGCTACTCATATCATATTATGCGTAGTCTTCAAAAGAATTTGTGTGATAGTGAGACAGGCCATGTTCTTTATGAGACCATGTTTGTCTGGAATGAGTCTTTGACTCGAGAAATCAGGAATCACCTCCAGAATACTATTTGGACAGTTGCTCTAGTGTACGGTTTTTTTAAACAG GAAACACTTACAATATCTGGGCGGGAGTTCATACTTACACTCGTTGCAAGACGGTCTCGCCATTATGCTGGCACTAG GTATTTGAGACGAGGTGTAAATGATGAGGGTAGAGTCGCTAATGACGTGGAGACAGAACAAATTGTATTTGAGGATGTTCCTGAAGGTCTTCCGGTCCAAATATGCTCTGTTGTCCAGAATCGGGGTTCAATCCCTCTTTTCTGGTCACAGGAAACTTCACGTCTAAATCTTAAGCCGGATATTATAT TGTCAAAGAAAGATCAGAATTATGAAGCCACTAGACTTCACTTCGAAAATCTTGTCAAAAGATACGGGCATCCtgtaataattttgaatttgattaag TCACACGAAAGGAAACCTCGAGAGTCCATACTTCGTTCCGAATTCGGTAAGGCTATAGATTTCATTAACAAAGATTTATCACAGGAGAACAGGTTGAGGTTTCTTCATTGGGATCTTAAACATTTTCAGAG CAAAGCTACAAATGTTTTGCTACTTCTGGGAAAAGTGGCTGCATATGCTTTGACATTAACAGGTTTTTTATATTGTCAAGTGCCACCAACTCCTAGACCTGAAGACTGTATAAAATGTCCATCTATTAG CTTTCAACCCACAAGACAATCTGATGTCAACAATGAAGATGGTAATACTTTAGAGAGGAAACCTAGTGGAGAAAACAACCTTGCTAACGGAAACCATTTTGTCAAGCCACCCATGTTCCAGAGGGGGGTTCTCAGAACCAATTGCATAGACTGCTTAGATCGCACAAATGTTGCACAATATGCATATGGGTTGGCTGCTCTTGGCCACCAGCTTCATGCTCTGGGAATTATTGACCACCCCAAAATTGACCTTGATGATCCTCTAAGTGATGGTTTGATGGGATTTTATGAGCGGATGGGTGACACACTTGCACACCAGTATGGTGGTTCTGCTGCACACAAAAAG ATATTCTCTGAGAGGAGGGGGCAATGGAAAACTGCAACACAATCCCAAGAGTTTTTTAGGACTCTTCAACGCTATTACAGCAATGCTTACATGGATGCTGAGAAGCAAAATGCAATTAACAT ATTCCTGGGGCATTTTCAGCCACAACTGGGTAAACCTGCTCTATGGGATTTGAGCTCAGATCAACATTATGATATAGGGAGATATGGTGATGATGATGCAAG CTTATGCGGTAACTCTGAATTATGGCTTTTTAGGTCATTTGCCAAAAGGTGTTTCTCAGATGGAAGCATTACTCGCGACAATTCTACACCTATGTCAACGCCAAATCCAAAGCTTGAAAATTTCTCAAAGCTAGGTTTGCAGGACCAATCAGAAGGAAGCAATACTTTTTTTGAGTCATCACCTGAAATATCTACTTCTTCTGGGACTGAGAGTGACATGTCATTTTCAAG GTACACTCCCTCAATGCCTCATAAACAGCTTTTTGGAGACATACAAAGAGAGCGTTTCTTTCATAGTGATCATATTTCCTATTCTGGACATGGAGATTCATTCTGCTCTTCCAACTTTATTGACCTGGATTGGCTGTCTTCTTCAGGAAATTCATGTGAAGAAGAGCCATTTGAGAG GTTATCAATTACCAACTCTTCGATTGCTAGGCTTTCTTCCAAAAATGTTATCAATGGAGTTATTACGGGAGGAGATACTCCCTCCACTAGTGATTTGGACTCAAACACTAAG GGAAGGGAGCAAACTGGGTCAGAGTTATCCAAACGTGATGCCCGGCCCAAAGTTCTAGAGGAATTTCCTGATACTTTTGTAAACTGGGTGACTAATGGACAGACACTTTGCAATTGA
- the LOC114387357 gene encoding protein INAPERTURATE POLLEN1: MLKAVAPLFSRSHKQQSRSFKEYYAEWFNTLKNNHLPLLRHSISGDSLTILSTHVEMLHQHFQSYYHALDAAATSDASQLLSQEWRNSLEKPLLWLGDLHPSLFTNLARSFLQDEHSPDHTDDEDDSDPHHHHHHHHHFPLPERPWQVAMAWRNPSEALTARMDQIECGLRVIVPALSDRLKHAEDAFVGRVMGNWFRCRDHHHKGSGASSKVAVGADVKAHMEELVSVFLYANRLRRNVLVDILSATTVYQAALFLEGLAQFLIGFRDHELVNAVEHCKALPLANNKQCRPRCH; the protein is encoded by the exons ATGCTGAAAGCCGTGGCGCCACTCTTCAGCCGTAGCCACAAGCAGCAGTCTCGGTCCTTCAAGGAGTACTACGCAGAGTGGTTCAACACCCTCAAGAACAACCACCTCCCCCTCCTCCGCCACTCCATCTCCGGCGACTCCCTCACCATTCTCTCCACCCACGTCGAGATGCTCCACCAGCACTTCCAGTCCTACTACCACGCCCTCGACGCCGCCGCCACCTCCGACGCCTCCCAGCTCCTCTCCCAGGAGTGGCGCAACTCCCTCGAGAAACCCCTCCTCTGGCTCGGCGACCTCCACCCCTCCCTCTTCACCAACCTCGCCCGCTCCTTCCTCCAAGACGAACATTCCCCCGACCACACCGACGACGAAGATGATTCCGAtccccaccaccaccaccaccaccaccaccactttcCCCTCCCCGAACGCCCCTGGCAG GTGGCGATGGCCTGGCGCAACCCTTCGGAGGCTCTAACTGCCCGCATGGACCAGATCGAGTGCGGCCTCCGCGTGATTGTACCGGCCCTTTCGGACCGCCTGAAACACGCGGAGGACGCATTCGTGGGCCGCGTAATGGGGAACTGGTTCCGCTGCCGTGACCATCATCACAAGGGCAGCGGAGCCTCGTCCAAGGTTGCTGTGGGGGCCGATGTGAAGGCCCACATGGAGGAGCTCGTGAGCGTGTTCCTCTACGCAAACCGCCTCAGGAGGAACGTGCTTGTGGACATACTTAGTGCCACCACCGTTTACCAGGCCGCGCTGTTTCTTGAAGGGTTGGCCCAGTTTCTTATTGGGTTCAGGGACCATGAGTTGGTGAACGCCGTTGAACACTGCAAGGCCTTGCCTCTCGCAAACAATAAACAGTGTCGTCCTcgctgccattga